A genomic window from Daphnia carinata strain CSIRO-1 chromosome 9, CSIRO_AGI_Dcar_HiC_V3, whole genome shotgun sequence includes:
- the LOC130700930 gene encoding adhesion G protein-coupled receptor L1-like: MLGSMLSGFMLAVNLLLRGGNNVWIPSNVRSLGCYSPFDIQAVVTNGAGSNEIGFSACFMCYTNFVLIRGVQCMCIDDRTINELIPIDEAYCDIRCDEISQPSTNNETYMCGGNLGANFYCNGQAGSICLGANSNQSPVKIYRDFDANNKDDVQSMLPCLDFGCGRPETKDRMNLVYAEYFPNLNPEDCIVYCTYVKTSYAHAGWISSNSRLYPTCACSNATRQPYPTDPPCAEGTCPPPLNPTRFVAGNVDGLQAQSCGNLDAAYPNWSVFCTTAVVRPVNGTPHCAAFQTAYNSSWDVCPVSATSTQKTSSLSLTTPATQNIKCQSRNKSQFKDVPRRQWGGNLVGNGNCANNSHLYNGSCYYTASLSDNDMVDVDDWRQACAIYCTKMYDGHLLSLETEDEKNFVADEFLLSDLGEDGTMRAYLTSGIKTNASTEYWSLPNNVQIEITNVSNWGVELVNCADNYPSYLILYYEMDTQGYDSWQFTRDESSRHFVCEYLEPDDIETTSPSTTTLSTSTSTTTPTTSTSTTTPTTPVTSTTTPTTPITSTTIPTTPITSTTTPTTPITSTTTPTTPTTTTVSTTSLSTSSLTPISSTVSTLVPSSTTPASSSTEETTAESTISSPTSASTFETTSDMLPSSTTKPTLVPESNHKSCPCAATDMYHANWTIRANTTKTQACRPGASGTASWTCDLIANQCTLRTKQPNFDGCQSKELEEIAVDIADYNTELNTVWDDLLNFTQPNDTYFGHEIDYILGLVTDLLDRQDEQMNDTSNHLEFQINTTQSGVRILHNLISHELQWEQLDQDKRSQSVLLLLNVSEDMSFRLADVAEMDNLSLRCEIELTNLTFSSSYWDGGPKEVYDCYLNALTASGVFLQFPSSNQLNAESTYLLLPEEAVTVGRRHKAAGLLISHSILQQLLPGQNSVAGDQKQINSPLINYSLRNGETREDLNVSKNTNIPEGTFVQFVYQHAKEAKDPPVRVLHRDLDPGETPSPVIGSAFCAFLSYHGSGSNVERATWIWDGQGCTLESTNRTHTLCKCNHLTGFSTLMDFHEYTGESVPLEITSFVCSLASAISLAITFTVLTVLRSIKTDRTVITQNLCIFLMASHILALTTLDRHYLDLDDVTCAVMGVLLHFSLLVSFMWMGIEGVRLCRMVVYVFNLCDWTFYYVLAANLVPFFIVGTTLLVAQFTTGIIPAYTGDETCWLNGENYKWSFAGPIAIIIIANVVFAIIAVRSSWNLKQNMDRSIEEKIRNAAALSLSLTCLLGISWLSGFLLYTETLVFAYIFTITNGLQGVTIMLFRCILNDEVRNAIKERWRRHRDNRMGKWSSTMTNTTNSQRRPSVVGTGSKSGTNRKLTQTNSRLSNLSNATKTTETTIVPNNRLPERMQRRNLRTFSGSEFSETEYSSGTRGSFSSTGSYLPNISQKQEPTVNNGVRESRRVSFLIQDPTLPPASLSSGFYQVNPNNLSDNTSVVNRRPGQIMFIEQDPSAFF; the protein is encoded by the exons ATGTTGGGATCTATGCTAAGTGGTTTCATGCTAGCAGTTAATTTACTTTTACGCGGAGGCAATAATGTTTGGATACCATCCAACGTTCGCTCTCTCGGTTGCTATTCGCCGTTCGATATTCAAGCAGTTGTTACTAACGGGGCTGGTTCCAACGAAATTGGATTTTCCGCTTGCTTCATGTGCTACACGAACTTCGTTTTGATTAGAGGTGTTCAGTGCATGTGCATCGACGACAGAACAATTAATGAACTGATACCTATCGATGAAGCCTATTGCGACATTCGTTGCGATGAAATCTCTCAGCCGAGCACCAACAATGAAACTTACATGTGTGGTGGGAACCTTGGAGCTAATTTTTACTGTAATGGGCAGGCTGGTAGCATCTGCCTTGGTGCAAATTCAAACCAATCACCAGTCAAAATATATCGCGATTTCGATGCCAACAACAAAGATGATGTCCAGTCAATGTTGCCTTGTTTGGATTTCGGATGTGGCCGGCCTGAAACCAAGGACAGAATGAACCTTGTGTATGCTGAATACTTTCCCAATTTGAATCCCGAAGATTGCATAGTCTATTGTACGTACGTTAAGACTTCCTACGCTCACGCAGGATGGATCTCATCTAACAGTC GATTGTACCCGACATGCGCCTGTTCCAACGCCACGAGACAGCCATATCCAACTGATCCGCCGTGTGCAGAAGGCACATGCCCGCCCCCTCTGAACCCAACCAGATTCGTTGCTGGTAATGTGGATGGCCTGCAGGCACAGTCGTGTGGAAACCTAGATGCTGCATATCCTAACTGGTCCGTCTTCTGTACGACAGCAGTTGTTAGACCAGTGAACGGGACGCCTCATTGCGCTGCTTTTCAGACGGCGTATAACAGCTCTTGGGACGTGTGTCCTGTTTCGGCTACGTCAACACAAAAGACTAGTTCTTTGTCGTTAACAACGCCAGCCACACAAAACATCAAATGCCAGTCCCGTAACAA ATCGCAATTCAAAGATGTGCCCAGAAGACAATGGGGAGGGAACTTGGTTGGCAATGGCAACTGCGCAAACAATAGCCACCTTTACAATGGATCGTGCTATTACACAGCATCACTCTCCG ATAATGATATGGTGGACGTGGACGATTGGAGACAAGCTTGTGCCATATATTGCACTAAGATGTATGATGGGCATTTGTTGTCCCTTGAAACGgaagacgaaaagaatttCGTTGCAGACGAATTTCTATTGTCTGACTTGG gaGAAGACGGGACCATGCGTGCCTATTTAACAAGCGGTATCAAGACTAATGCGTCCACGGAGTACTGGAGTTTGCCCAACAATGTTCAAATTGAGATTACTAACGTGAGCAATTGGGGCGTCGAATTGGTGAACTGCGCAGATAATTATCCCTCCTATTTGATCCTATATTACGAAATGGATACTCAAG GTTATGACAGCTGGCAATTCACCCGGGATGAATCGAGTCGTCATTTCGTTTGTGAGTATCTCGAGCCCGATGACATCGAAACCACGTCTCCGTCGACGACAACACTATCAACGTCAACTTCCACGACAACTCCAACAACGTCAACTTCCACGACAACACCAACAACGCCAGTAACTTCCACCACAACACCAACGACGCCAATAACTTCCACGACGATACCAACAACGCCAATAACTTCCACCACGACACCAACAACGCCAATAACTTCCACCACGACACCAACGACGCCCACTACGACAACTGTGTCGACAACTTCACTTTCGACGTCATCGTTAACGCCAATTTCGTCTACAGTTTCAACCTTAGTACCATCATCAACGACGCCCGCCTCTTCAAGCACTGAAG AAACGACAGCAGAGTCTACCATTAGCAGTCCAACTTCTGCATCAACGTTTGAAACAACAAGTGACA TGTTACCTTCGTCAACGACCAAACCGACTTTAGTGCCAGAATCAAATCACAAGAGCTGTCCCTGTGCCGCAACCGACATGTACCACGCTAATTGGACCATTCGAGCTAATACTACCAAGACTCAAGCGTGCCGACCCGGTGCTTCAGGCACGGCTTCATGGACGTGTGACCTGATCGCCAACCAATGTACCCTGCGCACCAAACAACCAAATTTTGACGGTTGTCAGAGTAAAGAGCTTGAAGAAATTGCTGTTGAT ATAGCTGACTACAACACTGAGCTGAACACGGTGTGGGACGATCTGCTCAATTTTACTCAGCCAAATGATACCTATTTCGGTCATGAAATTGATTACATTCTTGGCCTGGTTACTGACCTTCTCGACCGGCAGGACGAACAAATGAATGACACCAGTAATCACCTCGAGTTTCAGATCAATACTACCCAAAGCGGCGTGCGTATTTTACACAACCTTATCTCTCACGAACTGCAGTGGGAGCAGCTAGATCAG GATAAACGTTCTCAATCGGTATTGCTCCTGTTGAACGTTTCGGAAGACATGTCATTCCGGCTAGCGGATGTGGCTGAAATGGATAACCTATCTCTGCGCTGTGAAATAGAGTTAACCAACCTAACTTTCAGTTCATCTTATTGGGATGGAGGACCAAAAGAAGTTTATGATTGCTACCTGAATGCCTTAACAGCATCGGGAGTTTTCCTCCAATTTCCTTCATCAAATCAGCTTAATGCCGAGTCGACTTACCTTCTTTTGCCTGAAGAAGCCGTCACAGTTGGCCGCAGGCACAAAGCTGCTGGTCTTCTTATTTCTCACTCTATTCTACAGCAACTTCTACCGGGCCAGAATAG TGTGGCAGGTGACCAGAAACAAATCAACAGTCCTCTCATCAATTACTCTCTGCGTAACGGTGAGACTAGGGAAGATTTGAACGTGtcgaaaaacacaaatattCCTGAGGGAACATTTGTTCAATTTGTCTATCAACATGCCAAAGAGGCGAAAGATCCACCTGTTCGAGTTCTTCACCGCGATTTGGATCCCGGGGAAACACCCAGCCCCGTCATAGGATCCGCATTTTGTGCTTTTCTTTCCTACCATGGCTCAGG TTCTAATGTCGAACGAGCAACGTGGATTTGGGATGGTCAAGGTTGCACATTGGAGTCGACTAATCGTACGCACACGCTTTGTAAATGCAACCACTTGACTGGATTCTCCACGCTGATGGATTTCCATGAGTACACG GGTGAATCTGTCCCACTGGAAATTACTAGCTTTGTATGTAGTTTGGCATCTGCTATTTCCTTGGCCATTACGTTTACAGTTCTTACCGTACTCAG ATCGATCAAAACGGACCGCACTGTTATCACACAAAACTTGTGCATTTTTCTGATGGCATCACACATTTTGGCTCTGACTACCTTAG ATCGGCATTACCTGGACTTGGATGAT GTGACCTGTGCCGTTATGGGTGTTCTGCTCCACTTTTCTCTACTAGTTTCCTTCATGTGGATGGGCATCGAGGGAGTCCGCTTATGCCGTATGGTTGTCTATGTTTTCAATCTGTGCGATTGGACATTCTACTACGTTCTAGCAGCAAATTTGGTTCCATTCTTCATCGTCGGCACCACCTTGCTGGTGGCTCAATTTACAACGGGTATCATACCGGCCTACACTGGCGACGAGAC GTGCTGGTTGAATGGAGAAAACTACAAATGGAGCTTTGCTGGCCCTATAGCCATCATAATCATC gcTAATGTGGTGTTTGCCATTATTGCCGTCCGCTCTTCGTGGAACTTGAAGCAAAATATGGACCGTTCTATTGAGGAGAAGATAAG GAACGCTGCAGCACTATCGCTGTCGCTGACTTGTTTGCTTGGCATTTCCTGGTTGAGCGGATTTCTATTGTACACGGAGACATTAGTGTTTGCTTACATTTTCACCATTACCAATGGCCTACAG GGAGTAACGATAATGCTGTTTCGATGTATCTTGAACGATGAAGTCCGTAATGCCATCAAAGAGCGCTGGAGACGTCATAGGGACAACCGG ATGGGTAAATGGTCATCCACCATGACGAACACCACTAATTCGCAACGTCGACCATCAGTGGTTGGCACAGGAAGCAAATCAGGAACTAACAGGAAACTCACGCAAACCAACAGTCGCTTGTCGAACTTATCAAATGCCACTAAGACTACCGAAACGACAATCGTTCCTAACAACCGTCTCCCCGAGCGAATGCAGCGAAGAAATCTCCGTACTTTCTCAG GAAGCGAATTCTCGGAAACGGAGTATAGCTCTGGGACTCGTGGATCTTTCAGCAGTACGGGATCGTACCTTCCTAACATTTCACAAAAGCAAGAACCAACGGTTAACAATGGCGTTCGGGAATCACGCCGAGTAAGTTTTTTGATCCAAGATCCAACATTACCTCCTGCCTCCCTTTCTTCTGGCTTTTACCAAGTGAATCCAAATAATTTGTCGGACAACACATCAGTGGTCAATAGACGACCAGGACAAATAATGTTTATCGAACAGGATCCGTCCGCTTTCTTTTGA
- the LOC130700957 gene encoding uncharacterized protein LOC130700957: MVLSFNRMFLFLVSRLLFIFFSRKWKRYTLAVVMAGVILYIHSERTSLINFDIDDDLIYQQIVKEKGASTLASLKAGITVHVSMLLLFISTDPHASANVKDTIMWILVHSSAPIHFHILSDRNSIAVIDTIMTRVERRADCRFVYTIEAIDSVYEQLLDHLKTNVPNLKIDAVKDHVATQMLPLILPWHYDHLGRMIFIGNNIKFRADIVELYEHFDRFKPQQGIGLTLVQNAKFAAAFSVHRYLQPNSNLGLSPPHGWPGFNTELMLLNLKEMRQTNFFKRYLDLENQFPILMKYDFKSRHILPQMDEWLTLVGVEKPELFFTLPCQWNVQQIMDSDAFEYCRSDIKAMAFNM, encoded by the exons ATGGTGCTAAGTTTCAATcgaatgtttttatttttggtttcccgcttgttgttcattttcttttcacgaaaATGGAAACGGTACACCTTAGCAGTAGTTATGGCTGGCGTAATCTTGTACATCCATTCAGAAAGAACAAGCCTAATCAACTTCGAC ATTGACGATGATCTCATCTACCAGCAGAtcgtcaaagaaaaaggggcGAGTACGTTGGCTTCGTTGAAAGCCGGGATCACTGTCCACGTTAGTATGCTTCTCCTTTTCATCAGTACTGACCCTCACGCCTCAGCCAA TGTTAAAGACACGATCATGTGGATTTTGGTCCACAGCTCCGCCCCCATTCATTTCCACATTTTAAGTGACCGCAACAGCATCGCTGTGATTGACACTATCATGACGCGTGTTGAGCGCCGAGCCGACTGTCGCTTTGTATACACCATTGAGGCAATCGACAGTGTCTACGAACAGCTACTGGATCATTTAAAAACGAATGTACCGAATCTCAAGATTGACGCAGTTAAAGACCACGTGGCAACTCAGATGTTGCCGCTTATTTTGCCATGGCACTACGACCACCTAGGTCGCATGATATTCATCGGCAATAATATCAAATTCAGGGCTGATATTGTCGAATTGTACGAGCATTTCGACCGTTTCAAGCCACAACAAGGGATTGGACTGACGTTGGTACAAAACGCTAAATTCGCAGCGGCTTTTTCAGTTCATCGGTACTTGCAACCAAATTCTAATTTGGGTCTCTCACCTCCTCACGGCTGGCCGGGCTTCAACACAGAGTTAATGCTTCTCAATTTGAAAGAGATGCgtcaaacgaattttttcaaacgctATCTGGATTTGGAAAATCAGTTCCCTATACTGATGAAATACGATTTTAAAAGCCGCCACATTTTACCCCAAATGGATGAATGGTTAACATTAGTCGGTGTAGAAAAACCTGAACTTTTCTTCACCTTGCCTTGCCAATGGAACGTTCAACAAATTATGGATTCTGACGCTTTCGAATATTGCCGTAGTGACATCAAAGCCATGGCCTTTAACATGtga
- the LOC130700931 gene encoding WD repeat-containing protein 44-like translates to MSSDSEEFYDLDEQDVTIVAGNKSAMEVTTFFFPNVTSGSHTEDGQPSSLNSVQQVYPTLDFPKEKETEAVPNTKPIQRPAVLEGLDSPSVSGAIEKRRKKLEELRKRMLTDDDEGNANTSPPGSHPSSVEGLYAVSKPSHPFKFIDHETMSMQSTVSLGRVGRVLGGEIKLVSRSGSRENMSRATTPEVKTPSSMVETPKTPLPVVVSCHEPDVVASAKASIQTDVPLFTVLANPVDETTQPHFEPVAPPRRRRNKTQAPTPPAAISLTPPTLQEPIPSGMPKIPVAIPVSTSAPLLTSSVPPTIVLEPSKKAPLHSFNKGLEFSLDLKSATKGSYVIKPQDEECTRGERRNSLTDTASRTPERSLTCDGDVKIDKVSCDPNCEEEASGIQTLNMFVRTRTDSGKPLSDMEILEQVTVLNLDTGEQIPLSIAEDKLPQCLNPLSLHIMRLTSEYISNSSLEKDKESDNESVDSKKTYNIQSDNVSDGDSVSLRKKTSQLKKFLGSKVRRTVGKARMIAQEVSLPGRQKEEMIDIPDELTGGEQHVKMKASSSHKGPYEFDTLQCVQEMHGEHLGPIWCMKFSPCGRLLATAGQDRILRIWVLKTAFNHFQDMRSRCNADSKSSPTPSQESLVSQHSVDDPVATIIAEKESDPRSPFVERPFCTYSAHTSDLLDVSWSKNYFILSSSMDKTVRLWHISRKECLCCFQHIDFVTAIAFHPRDDRYFLSGSLDGKLRLWNIPDKKVALWNELDGQHKLITAANFCQNGKFAVVGSYDGRCVFYTTEHLKYYTQIHVRSTRGRNSKGRKITGIESLPNEDKILVTSNDSRIRLYDLRDLNLSCKYKGYVNNSSQIRACFSHDGKYIISGSENQYIYMWKTHHDYAKFSSARRDRNDYWEAIKAHNAVVTSAVFAPDSHSLIEQMERHRREKEEEKASSLSTDASAGKRLAASATADITRQKPNVEGGASSGNGYVLVSADFNGCIKVFVNRVKPKHSSLPVSALS, encoded by the exons ATGTCCAGTGATTCAGAAGAGTTTTATGACCTGGATGAACAGGACGTCACTATCGTTGCTGGGAACAA GTCAGCTATGGAAGTGactacctttttctttccaaatgtGACAAGTGGGAGCCACACTGAAGATGGTCAACCTTCCAGCCTCAATTCTGTGCAACAAGTTTACCCAACATTAGATtttcccaaagaaaaagaaacagaagctGTTCCAAACACAAAACCAATTCAAAGACCAGCAGTACTAGAAGGCTTAGATTCCCCA TCTGTGTCTGGTGCTATtgagaaacgaagaaaaaagctaGAAGAATTACGTAAACGGATGTTAacagatgatgatgaaggcAATGCTAATACTTCTCCACCAGGCAGCCACCCATCATCAGTGGAAGGGCTCTATGCAGTTAGTAAACCGTCACACCCGTTCAA GTTCATTGATCATGAGACCATGAGCATGCAGAGCACAGTATCCCTCGGGCGAGTCGGTCGTGTTTTAGGTGGAGAGATCAAGCTCGTGTCCAGATCAGGTAGCAGAGAAAATATGAGCCGTGCCACCACTCCTGAAGTGAAAACTCCATCTTCTATGGTGGAAACCCCCAAGACCCCATTGCCTGTCGTTGTGAGCTGCCATGAACCAGACGTTGTTGCCAGTGCCAAAGCGTCTATTCAAACAGACGTGCCACTTTTCACTGTATTGGCTAATCCGGTAGATGAGACAACACAGCCACACTTCGAACCAGTTGCTCCACCTCGACGAAGGCGAAATAAAACCCAAGCACCTACTCCGCCTGCTGCCATTTCCTTGACGCCTCCTACTCTACAAGAACCGATTCCATCTGGAATGCCGAAAATTCCGGTTGCTATACCCGTTTCTACGTCAGCCCCACTACTGACTTCTTCCGTGCCACCTACCATTGTTTTGGAGCCAAGCAAAAAGGCTCCACTTCATTCCTTTAATAAAGGACTAGAGTTTTCGCTTGATTTGAAGTCGGCTACCAAAGGGAGTTACGTCATAAAGCCTCAG gacGAAGAATGCACCAGAGGTGAAAGGAGAAACTCCCTAACGGACACGGCGAGCAGGACCCCCGAACGAAGTTTGACATGCGATGGGGATGTCAAAATTGACAAAGTGAGCTGTGATCCCAATTGCGAAGAAGAAGCAAGTGGGATTCAAACGCTTAACATGTTCGTTCGGACTCGGACTGATTCGGGTAAGCCATTGAGTGACATGGAAATCCTTGAACAAGTGACGGTGTTGAATCTTGATACTGGAGAGCAGATTCCTCTTAGCATTGCTGAAGATAAATTGCCCCAGTGCCTGAATCCTCTTTCATTACATATCATGAGGCTAACCTCTGAATACATAAG taATTCGAGCCttgaaaaagataaagaatcCGACAACGAAAGTGTAGATTCGAAGAAAACATACAACATTCAGTCAGACAATGTCTCCGATGGGGATTCTGTATCTCTTCGCAAAAAGac ATCACAACTTAAGAAATTTTTGGGATCCAAAGTTCGTCGTACAGTAGGAAAAGCAAGGATGATAGCTCAAGAAGTTTCGTTACCAGGTCGccaaaaagaggaaatgatCGATATTCCCGACGAGTTAACTGGTGGAGAACAACATGTGAAG ATGAAAGCTTCGAGTAGTCATAAAGGTCCTTACGAGTTTGACACACTGCAGTGTGTGCAAGAGATGCATGGAGAACATCTGGGCCCCATCTGGTGTATGAAGTTTTCGCCTTGTGGACGACTTTTAGCTACTGCCGGTCAAGACCGTATCTTGCGCATTTGGGTGCTCAAGACGGCCTTCAACCATTTCCAGGACATGCGATCCCGCTGTAACGCAGACAGTAAATCATCGCCAACTCCCTCACAAGAGTCTCTCGTCTCCCAGCATTCGGTAGACGATCCTGTTGCTACCATCATAGCTGAAAAAGAATCGGATCCGCGTTCACCCTTTGTTGAGCGGCCTTTTTGCACCTACTCGGCTCACACTTCTGATCTCCTTGACGTTTCATGGTCCAAG AATTATTTTATTCTGTCCTCGTCGATGGATAAGACGGTTCGACTTTGGCACATATCCCGTAAAGAGTGTCTCTGTTGTTTCCAACATATCGATTTTGTGACGGCCATCGCCTTCCATCCGAGA GATGACCGGTATTTCCTCAGTGGGTCACTCGATGGCAAACTTCGCTTGTGGAATATACCTGACAAGAAAGTAGCCCTCTGGAACGAGCTAGACGGACAGCACAAGTTAATAACGGCCGCGAATTTCTGCCAg AACGGAAAATTTGCCGTTGTTGGTTCATACGACGGTCGCTGTGTTTTCTATACCACAGAACATCTCAAATATTACACGCAAATCCACGTCAGGTCGACTCGCGGACGTAATTCCAAAGGTCGGAAGATTACTGGCATTGAATCTCTCCCGAACGAAGATAAg ATTTTAGTCACATCCAACGACAGTCGCATTCGCCTCTACGACCTTCGTGATCTAAACCTTTCTTGCAAATACAAAGGATACGTGAATAATTCGAGTCAAATCCGCGCCTGCTTCAG TCACGATGGCAAGTACATCATTAGCGGTTCGGAGAATCAATACATTTATATGTGGAAGACGCATCACGACTACGCCAAATTCTCTTCGGCTCGTCGAGATCGCAATGATTACTGGGAGGCCATCAAAG CGCACAATGCGGTAGTGACATCGGCTGTTTTTGCACCCGATTCTCATTCGTTGATTGAGCAAATGGAACGACACCGgcgtgaaaaagaagaagaaaaggcatCGTCGCTGTCAACAGATGCTTCAGCAGGCAAGCGTTTGGCGGCATCCGCAACGGCTGATATTACAAGGCAAAAACCGAATGTTGAAGGAGGTGCCTCTTCCGGCAACGGTTACGTCCTGGTCAGTGCTGATTTCAATGGTTGTATCAAGGTGTTTGTCAACCGCGTGAAACCGAAACACAGTTCTTTGCCGGTTTCCGCCTTGTCCTAA
- the LOC130700961 gene encoding transmembrane protein 164-like has protein sequence MESGGYPNNVFFSGIDFQLPGNGGQDCVNFLSNRRRIIESILALAISCLLISFGYRRLIVPTKTTIIRKDRGGKRFLLVVLCLVFGVEIGFKFATRSLIFILNPCHVTTMIQIYLLAAPPSPQVTKIFRIHVNFLNGAILALLFPVINTRLLTFETETYYVQHVAMLIVPYYLLRLGGVYTLEDAGDFSWASLSYGLMLFYHFTLLQIVGMLTTVNLNSMICPAVSDPFYGQHYRVAALVHQFIMVPLVSKAYRIVASYFLTRLSFTKVKDKLEQAIETDLAFGAYRTSSISCVSNSNFHPLANNSDKCSKKE, from the exons ATGGAGTCAGGCGGTTATCCAAACAATGTATTTTTTAGTGGAATTGATTTCCAGTTACCTGGAAATGGAGGTCAAGATTGCGTTAATTTCTTAAGCAATAGGCGCCGAATTATCGAGTCAATATTAGCTTTAGCTATCAGTTGccttttaatttcttttggcTATCGCCGTCTAATTGTCCCCACGAAAACAACTATCATACGAAAAGATCGCGGTGGCAAACGCTTTCTCCTTGTTGTTCTTTGCCTAGTTTTTGGTGTTGAGATTGGATTTAAATTTGCTACACGATCCCTCATTTTCATATTAAATCCTTGTCATGTTACTACCATGATTCAG ATTTATCTGTTGGCTGCACCACCTAGCCCACAAGTAACGAAAATATTTAGGATCCATGTCAATTTTCTCAATGGAGCAATCCTAGCCTTGCTCTTCCCAGTAATCAATACTCGTCTG cTGACATTTGAGACTGAAACCTATTATGTTCAACATGTTGCGATGTTGATTGTCCCATACTACCTTTTACGTCTTGGAG GTGTTTATACATTGGAAGATGCCGGAGACTTTAGCTGGGCGAGCCTGTCGTATGGTTTAATGCTGTTTTACCATTTCACTTTGCTTCAAATCGTTGGAATG TTAACAACAGTCAATCTAAACAGCATGATTTGCCCTGCTGTTTCGGACCCTTTCTACGGACAACACTATCGTGTCGCTGCCCTTGTGCATCAATTTATAATGGTGCCACTCGTAAGCAAAGCCTACCGCATAGTCGCCTCATATTTCCTTACGCGACTGTCTTTCacaaag GTCAAGGACAAGCTGGAGCAAGCGATAGAAACTGATTTGGCCTTCGGTGCCTACCGTACCTCTTCCATTAGCTGCGTTTCAAATTCTAACTTTCATCCTTTAGCCAACAATAGTGACAAATGTTCGAAAAAGGAATAG